From a single Sporolituus thermophilus DSM 23256 genomic region:
- a CDS encoding LytR/AlgR family response regulator transcription factor codes for MTVLEALIVDDELPARDELKFLLSRQAGIVVTAEADSGPAALVLAAEHQPDVVFLDVEMRGMSGVETALTLRAVVPDALIVFATAYDDYAVKAFEIGAVDYLLKPFEEERVAAAVERLQKYRADEWAAATQRVDQALAAIRAHIQKLAVERNGKIVMIDYRDILYAFMQAGAVTVVTGEGKAVYPGTLSDLQERLQATSLVRVHKSYIVNLDKVVEVIPWFKGTYWLRVGGPDGAEIPVSKGQIKEIKEILGLK; via the coding sequence ATGACTGTGCTTGAAGCGCTAATTGTGGACGATGAATTGCCGGCCCGCGATGAACTTAAGTTTTTACTCTCCCGCCAGGCGGGGATTGTTGTTACTGCCGAAGCCGACAGCGGGCCGGCCGCCCTGGTGCTGGCCGCCGAGCACCAGCCCGATGTGGTCTTTCTCGATGTAGAAATGCGCGGCATGAGCGGCGTGGAAACGGCGCTCACGCTGCGGGCGGTAGTGCCGGACGCGCTGATCGTTTTTGCCACCGCCTATGACGATTATGCGGTAAAGGCCTTTGAGATTGGCGCCGTCGACTACCTCCTCAAGCCGTTTGAAGAGGAACGGGTAGCGGCCGCGGTAGAACGCCTGCAGAAATACCGTGCTGATGAGTGGGCGGCAGCGACGCAGCGGGTTGACCAAGCACTGGCGGCTATACGTGCCCACATCCAAAAGCTGGCGGTGGAGCGAAACGGCAAAATCGTTATGATCGATTACCGCGATATTTTGTATGCCTTCATGCAGGCGGGGGCAGTCACGGTGGTCACCGGCGAAGGAAAGGCCGTCTACCCAGGGACGCTTTCGGACTTGCAGGAACGGCTGCAAGCGACCAGTTTGGTGCGGGTGCACAAGAGTTATATTGTTAACCTGGACAAGGTAGTGGAGGTTATTCCCTGGTTTAAAGGCACCTACTGGCTGCGGGTGGGTGGTCCGGACGGCGCGGAAATTCCTGTCAGCAAAGGCCAAATAAAAGAGATTAAGGAAATACTGGGGCTGAAATAG
- a CDS encoding carbon starvation CstA family protein, with protein sequence MNGIALVIIAALILTLAYRFYGAFMAAKVLALDPGRATPAVRHNDGRDYVPTNKWVTFGHHFAAIAGAGPLVGPVLAAQFGYLPGTLWLLIGAVVAGAVHDMVILFASIRHDGLSVAEIAKKEISKASGLATSIAVLFILIITMAGLGIAVVNALYDSSWGTFTVAATIPIAIFVGLYLRYIRPGHIGEGPLIGVTLVLIAVFVGPWVQQSALASYFTFSRGQLSVMMAVYGFVAAALPVWLLLAPRDYLSTYMKIGTILALAVGIIIVRPEIHMPALTPFINGGGPIIPGPVWPFMFITIACGAISGFHSLISTGTTPKMLANEAEIRAVGFGGMLVESFVALMALIAATSLYPADYFAINTAPAVFAKLGMQVNELPMLSELVGENVAGRPGGAVSLAVGMAHIFAQIPGMNSLLSFWYHFAIMFEALFILTTIDAGTRVGRYLIQELGGMVYKPLKNVNWVPGIIFSSAAISFAWGYLLYGGSISTIWPLFGVANQLLATMSLAIGTTVLFRMGKGRYAWTTIIPMSFLGATTVAAGYLNITTNYLPKNNYLLAGASAVMIILVIFVIGDAVRTWLRIAAGERAAVSATESVGK encoded by the coding sequence ATGAACGGTATTGCGCTTGTCATTATTGCCGCTCTCATTCTAACTTTGGCGTACCGCTTTTATGGCGCCTTCATGGCGGCTAAAGTGCTGGCCCTTGACCCAGGTCGAGCTACGCCGGCTGTTCGTCATAACGACGGCCGCGATTATGTGCCGACCAACAAATGGGTAACGTTTGGCCATCACTTTGCGGCAATTGCCGGGGCCGGTCCCCTGGTCGGCCCGGTGCTGGCCGCCCAGTTCGGCTATCTGCCGGGTACGCTGTGGCTGCTGATCGGCGCCGTTGTCGCCGGCGCGGTCCACGATATGGTCATTCTCTTTGCTTCCATCCGCCACGACGGATTGTCGGTGGCCGAGATCGCCAAGAAGGAAATCAGTAAGGCCTCCGGCCTGGCCACCAGTATTGCCGTACTGTTTATTTTGATTATAACTATGGCCGGCCTGGGCATCGCCGTGGTGAACGCCCTTTACGACAGCTCCTGGGGCACCTTCACGGTGGCCGCCACCATTCCCATCGCCATTTTTGTCGGCCTCTACCTCCGCTACATCCGCCCCGGCCATATTGGCGAAGGCCCGCTGATTGGCGTTACGCTGGTCCTCATTGCCGTGTTTGTCGGACCGTGGGTCCAGCAATCGGCGCTGGCGTCGTACTTTACCTTCAGCCGCGGCCAGCTGTCGGTCATGATGGCGGTTTACGGTTTTGTCGCCGCCGCTTTGCCGGTATGGCTGCTGCTGGCGCCGCGCGACTACCTCAGCACCTATATGAAAATTGGCACCATCCTGGCGTTAGCCGTTGGCATTATCATTGTCCGTCCCGAAATTCATATGCCGGCCCTGACTCCGTTCATTAACGGCGGCGGACCGATTATCCCCGGCCCCGTATGGCCCTTTATGTTTATCACCATTGCCTGCGGCGCCATCTCGGGCTTCCACTCGCTGATCAGCACCGGCACCACCCCGAAAATGCTGGCCAATGAAGCGGAAATCCGCGCCGTCGGTTTTGGCGGCATGCTGGTCGAATCCTTTGTCGCGCTCATGGCGCTGATTGCGGCTACCAGCCTCTATCCCGCCGACTACTTCGCCATTAATACCGCCCCGGCCGTGTTTGCCAAACTGGGCATGCAGGTGAACGAACTGCCGATGTTGTCCGAACTGGTAGGCGAAAATGTCGCCGGCCGTCCGGGCGGCGCCGTATCCCTGGCAGTGGGCATGGCGCACATTTTTGCGCAAATTCCCGGCATGAACAGCCTCCTATCCTTCTGGTACCATTTTGCCATTATGTTTGAAGCGCTCTTCATTCTGACGACCATTGACGCCGGCACACGCGTCGGCCGCTATCTCATCCAGGAACTTGGCGGCATGGTCTATAAGCCGCTGAAAAACGTCAACTGGGTTCCCGGTATTATTTTTAGCAGCGCCGCTATCTCGTTCGCTTGGGGTTATCTCTTGTACGGCGGTTCCATCTCCACCATTTGGCCGCTATTTGGTGTGGCAAACCAGCTGCTCGCCACAATGTCCCTGGCTATCGGTACTACGGTACTGTTTAGGATGGGTAAGGGCCGCTACGCTTGGACAACGATTATTCCCATGTCGTTCCTGGGCGCAACCACCGTGGCTGCCGGTTACCTCAACATTACGACCAACTATCTGCCGAAGAACAACTACCTTCTGGCCGGCGCTAGCGCCGTTATGATTATACTGGTTATCTTTGTCATTGGTGATGCAGTGCGCACTTGGCTGCGCATTGCCGCCGGCGAGCGCGCGGCTGTTTCCGCGACCGAAAGTGTCGGCAAATAA
- a CDS encoding spore coat protein translates to MLTQKELLQLEDSLAMHQTCVKTLNHFANELQDSQARQMLQQMAQKHQQHVQMLSKHLNAGQTLQ, encoded by the coding sequence ATGTTGACGCAAAAAGAACTGTTGCAGCTCGAAGACTCGCTTGCCATGCATCAAACCTGTGTTAAGACGCTTAATCATTTCGCCAATGAGCTACAGGACAGCCAAGCCAGGCAAATGCTCCAGCAAATGGCGCAAAAACACCAGCAGCATGTGCAAATGCTCAGCAAACACCTGAACGCGGGCCAAACATTACAGTAA
- a CDS encoding spore coat protein: MGQGQGAMSGQGMQISDKDLLQVCLNETKHLASSTNTYISEAVNEQLRRDYMTILGELYSQEQQLFNYMQQKGFYNVKNASPQDIAQAKNKFSGQNQQMM; this comes from the coding sequence ATGGGACAAGGTCAAGGCGCCATGTCCGGCCAGGGCATGCAAATCTCCGACAAAGACCTGCTGCAGGTCTGCCTGAACGAGACGAAGCATCTGGCGTCGTCGACCAACACGTATATTTCCGAAGCAGTAAACGAGCAACTGCGCCGCGATTACATGACGATTCTCGGCGAATTGTACAGCCAGGAGCAGCAACTGTTTAATTACATGCAACAAAAAGGATTCTATAATGTCAAAAACGCCAGTCCTCAGGACATTGCACAAGCTAAAAACAAGTTTTCCGGCCAAAATCAGCAAATGATGTAA